In Streptomyces hawaiiensis, one genomic interval encodes:
- the frc gene encoding formyl-CoA transferase — protein MTGTKALEGIRVLDMTHVQSGPSATQLLAWLGADVVKLEAPAGDITRKQLRDLPDVDSLYFTMLNCNKRSITLNTKTGRGKEILTELIRRSDVMVENFGPGAVDRMGFTWDRIQEINPRIVYASIKGFGEGPYTNFKAYEVVAQAMGGSMSTTGFEDGPPLATGAQIGDSGTGVHAVAGILAALYQRERTGRGQRVNVAMQHAVLNLCRVKLRDQQRLAHGPLAEYPNEDFGDEVPRSGNASGGGQPGWAVKCAPGGPNDYVYVIVQPVGWQPLSELIGRPELAADPEWATPEARLPKLGKMFQLIEEWSSTLPKWEVLERLNARNIPCGPILSTREIIEDRSLVANEMVVTVPHPERGDFVTVGSPLKLSDSPVEVTSSPLLGEHNEEVYVGELGLGDEEVRLLKSNGVI, from the coding sequence ATGACAGGAACCAAGGCCCTCGAAGGCATCCGCGTCCTGGACATGACCCACGTCCAGTCCGGGCCCTCCGCGACGCAGCTGCTCGCCTGGCTCGGCGCGGACGTCGTCAAGCTGGAGGCCCCGGCCGGCGACATCACGCGCAAGCAGCTGCGTGACCTGCCGGACGTCGACTCCCTCTACTTCACGATGCTCAACTGCAACAAGCGGAGCATCACCCTCAACACCAAGACCGGGCGCGGCAAGGAGATCCTCACCGAGCTGATCCGGCGCTCCGATGTCATGGTCGAGAACTTCGGCCCGGGCGCGGTGGACCGGATGGGCTTCACCTGGGACCGCATCCAGGAGATCAATCCACGGATCGTCTATGCCTCCATCAAGGGGTTCGGCGAAGGCCCGTACACCAACTTCAAGGCGTACGAAGTCGTCGCGCAGGCCATGGGCGGGTCGATGTCGACCACCGGCTTCGAGGACGGGCCGCCGCTGGCGACGGGGGCCCAGATCGGGGACTCGGGGACGGGTGTGCACGCCGTGGCGGGCATCCTCGCCGCGCTCTACCAACGGGAGCGCACCGGGCGCGGGCAGCGGGTCAACGTGGCCATGCAGCACGCCGTACTCAACCTGTGCCGGGTGAAGCTGCGGGATCAGCAGCGTCTGGCACACGGGCCGCTCGCTGAATATCCCAACGAGGACTTCGGCGACGAGGTTCCCAGGTCCGGAAACGCGTCCGGCGGCGGCCAGCCGGGCTGGGCGGTCAAGTGCGCGCCGGGCGGCCCGAACGACTACGTGTACGTGATCGTGCAGCCCGTCGGCTGGCAGCCGCTCAGCGAGCTGATCGGCCGGCCCGAGCTGGCCGCCGACCCCGAGTGGGCGACGCCCGAGGCGCGGCTGCCCAAGCTGGGCAAGATGTTCCAGCTGATCGAGGAGTGGTCCTCGACGCTGCCCAAGTGGGAGGTGCTGGAGCGGCTCAACGCGCGCAACATCCCGTGCGGGCCGATCCTGTCCACCCGGGAGATCATCGAGGACCGTTCGCTCGTCGCCAACGAGATGGTCGTCACCGTCCCCCATCCCGAGCGCGGCGACTTCGTGACCGTCGGCAGCCCGCTCAAATTGTCCGACTCCCCCGTCGAGGTGACCAGCTCCCCGCTGCTCGGTGAGCACAACGAAGAGGTCTACGTCGGCGAACTCGGCCTCGGTGACGAGGAAGTGCGCCTGCTCAAGTCGAACGGAGTGATCTGA
- a CDS encoding OFA family MFS transporter: protein MTTTDLPTTVPYREVTDANGRVYRLGETDIDIMGRKRKWMVILPWIGMMGISSAEYAFASAEDTLHTAHSWNSMHIFWMMTVWVFFQAAVAFPAGKLRESGKLPARWAMMCGAAGTLLGYLSLAFAPHVVVAYIGFSMFSGMGAGMVYATCVNMVGKWYPERKGGKTGFVNGGFAYGSVPFVFLFNGYMDLTNFRWVLVSVGLFLAGIVACSGYFFKDPPKNWWPSAIDPLNPPEDPRAARSMRMNPPAVHQYSPKEAWKTGRVALMWFCLACTSGVNIFGIAFQVEIGEEAGFAGGIVATAMSLKAIVNGTGRGVIGWLSDLYGRKRCLLVVCVILGLSQYGILWSANAENLPLFLIFSSISGFGGGAIFPMFAALTADYFGENNNASNYGMVYSAKLVSGLGAGMGAVVVGAWGHSGAFILAGSISLFAGCVALFLTPPGRDKKTGRISPNPQPLGEDTA, encoded by the coding sequence ATGACAACGACCGACCTGCCCACAACGGTTCCCTACCGGGAGGTCACCGACGCGAACGGTCGCGTCTACCGCCTCGGTGAGACCGACATCGACATCATGGGGCGCAAGCGCAAGTGGATGGTGATCCTGCCCTGGATCGGCATGATGGGCATCTCCTCCGCCGAGTACGCGTTCGCGTCCGCCGAGGACACCCTGCACACGGCGCACAGCTGGAACAGCATGCACATCTTCTGGATGATGACCGTCTGGGTCTTCTTCCAGGCCGCGGTGGCCTTCCCCGCGGGCAAACTGCGCGAGAGCGGAAAGCTTCCCGCCCGCTGGGCGATGATGTGCGGCGCGGCGGGCACACTGCTGGGCTACCTGTCACTCGCCTTCGCACCGCACGTCGTCGTCGCCTACATCGGCTTCAGCATGTTCAGCGGCATGGGCGCCGGCATGGTGTACGCGACCTGCGTCAACATGGTCGGCAAGTGGTATCCGGAGCGCAAGGGCGGCAAGACCGGCTTCGTCAACGGCGGTTTCGCCTACGGCTCGGTGCCCTTCGTCTTCCTCTTCAACGGCTACATGGACCTCACCAACTTCCGCTGGGTCCTGGTCTCCGTAGGCCTGTTCCTGGCCGGAATAGTCGCGTGCTCCGGTTACTTCTTCAAGGACCCGCCGAAGAACTGGTGGCCCTCCGCCATCGACCCGCTGAACCCGCCGGAGGACCCGCGCGCGGCCCGCTCGATGCGCATGAACCCGCCGGCGGTGCACCAGTACTCCCCCAAGGAGGCGTGGAAGACCGGCCGGGTGGCCCTGATGTGGTTCTGTCTGGCCTGTACATCCGGCGTGAACATCTTCGGTATCGCCTTCCAGGTGGAGATCGGCGAGGAGGCCGGATTCGCGGGCGGGATCGTCGCCACGGCCATGTCCCTCAAGGCCATCGTCAACGGCACCGGCCGCGGTGTCATCGGCTGGCTCTCCGACCTGTACGGCCGCAAGCGGTGCCTGCTCGTCGTGTGCGTGATCCTGGGCCTGTCCCAGTACGGCATCCTCTGGTCGGCGAACGCCGAGAACCTTCCGCTGTTCCTGATCTTCTCCTCGATATCCGGTTTCGGCGGCGGCGCCATCTTCCCGATGTTCGCCGCGCTCACCGCCGACTACTTCGGTGAGAACAACAACGCGTCCAACTACGGCATGGTCTACAGCGCCAAGCTCGTCTCCGGCCTGGGCGCCGGCATGGGTGCCGTGGTCGTCGGTGCCTGGGGGCACTCCGGTGCCTTCATCCTGGCCGGCTCCATCTCCCTCTTCGCCGGCTGCGTGGCACTGTTCCTGACCCCGCCGGGACGCGACAAGAAAACGGGCCGCATCTCCCCCAACCCACAACCGCTCGGCGAGGACACAGCCTGA
- a CDS encoding acetate--CoA ligase family protein — translation MAEDRVLRVRSLLESVRAEGRTALTAPEGKVIADAYGIAVPGEELATDVDEAVAFAARFGGPVVMKIVSPDILHKTDAGGVIVGVEGASDVRAAFHRIIDNARAYDADALISGVQVQELLPKGQEVIVGAVTDPTFGKVVAFGLGGVLVEVLKDVTFRLAPVTADEALSMLDSIRSAEILRGVRGQAGVDRWAVAEQIRRVSQLVADFPEIAEVDLNPVIATAEGAVAADIRVILAESQPVPRRTYSRDEILTSMRRLMQPGSVAVIGASNEQGKIGNSVMRNLIDGGFAGEIHPVNPKADDILGRKAYKSVTDVPGEVDVAVFAIPAKFVASALEEVGRKKIPNAVLIPSGFAETGEHELQAEIVAIAERHGVRLLGPNIYGYYSTWHDLCATFCTPYDVKGGVALTSQSGGIGMAILGFARTTKTGVSAIVGLGNKSDLDEDDLLTWFGEDPHTECIAMHLEDLKDGRAFVEAARATVPKKPVVVLKAGRTAAGAKAAGSHTGALAGDDAVYDDILRQAGVIRAPGLNEMLEYARALPVLPAPEGDNIVIITGAGGSGVLLSDAVTDNGLSLMEIPPDLDESFRRFIPPFGAAGNPVDITGGEPPSTYEATIRLGLEDPRIHALVLGYWHTIVTPPMVFAELTARVVAEFRERGIEKPVVASLAGDVEVEEACQYLFERGVVAYPYTTEKPVAVLGAKYRWARAAGLLGGGT, via the coding sequence ATGGCGGAAGACCGGGTCCTGCGGGTGCGGTCCCTCCTGGAGTCCGTGCGGGCCGAGGGACGGACCGCGCTGACCGCGCCCGAGGGCAAGGTGATCGCCGACGCGTACGGGATCGCCGTACCGGGCGAGGAGCTGGCGACGGACGTCGACGAGGCCGTGGCGTTCGCGGCGCGCTTCGGCGGGCCCGTCGTGATGAAGATCGTTTCGCCTGACATCCTGCACAAGACCGACGCCGGCGGGGTGATCGTCGGGGTCGAGGGCGCGAGCGACGTACGGGCCGCCTTCCACCGCATCATCGACAACGCGCGTGCGTACGACGCCGATGCCCTCATCTCGGGCGTGCAGGTGCAGGAGCTGCTGCCGAAGGGGCAGGAGGTCATCGTCGGCGCGGTCACGGACCCGACGTTCGGGAAGGTGGTCGCCTTCGGGCTCGGCGGGGTGCTCGTCGAGGTCCTGAAGGACGTCACCTTCCGGCTCGCGCCGGTGACCGCCGACGAGGCGCTGTCGATGCTGGACTCGATCCGGTCGGCGGAGATCCTGCGCGGGGTGCGCGGCCAGGCGGGCGTGGACCGGTGGGCTGTCGCCGAGCAGATCCGCCGGGTGTCGCAACTCGTCGCGGACTTCCCCGAGATCGCCGAGGTGGACCTCAACCCGGTGATCGCGACGGCGGAGGGGGCCGTCGCGGCCGACATCCGGGTGATCCTCGCCGAGTCGCAGCCCGTGCCGCGGCGGACGTACTCGCGCGACGAGATCCTCACCTCGATGCGCCGGCTGATGCAGCCGGGCTCGGTCGCCGTGATCGGCGCCTCCAACGAACAGGGCAAGATCGGCAATTCCGTGATGCGCAACCTCATCGACGGGGGGTTCGCCGGGGAGATCCACCCGGTGAATCCCAAGGCCGATGACATTCTGGGCCGCAAGGCGTACAAGAGTGTCACGGACGTTCCCGGTGAGGTGGATGTGGCGGTCTTCGCGATCCCCGCCAAGTTCGTGGCCTCGGCCCTGGAGGAGGTGGGACGCAAGAAGATCCCGAACGCCGTGCTGATCCCCTCCGGGTTCGCGGAGACCGGCGAGCACGAACTCCAGGCGGAGATCGTGGCGATCGCCGAGCGGCACGGCGTACGGCTGCTGGGGCCGAACATCTACGGCTACTACTCGACCTGGCACGACCTGTGCGCCACGTTCTGCACGCCGTACGACGTCAAGGGCGGGGTGGCGCTGACCTCGCAGTCGGGCGGCATCGGGATGGCCATCCTGGGCTTCGCCCGCACCACCAAGACCGGTGTGTCGGCGATCGTCGGGCTCGGCAACAAGTCGGACCTGGACGAGGACGACCTGCTGACCTGGTTCGGCGAGGACCCGCACACCGAGTGCATCGCGATGCACCTGGAGGACCTCAAGGACGGCCGCGCCTTCGTGGAGGCCGCCCGGGCGACCGTGCCGAAGAAGCCGGTGGTCGTGCTGAAGGCCGGGCGGACGGCGGCGGGTGCCAAGGCGGCCGGTTCGCACACGGGTGCCCTGGCGGGCGACGACGCCGTGTACGACGACATCCTGCGGCAGGCCGGCGTGATCCGCGCCCCGGGGCTGAACGAGATGCTGGAGTACGCGCGCGCGTTGCCGGTGCTTCCCGCGCCCGAGGGCGACAACATCGTGATCATCACGGGCGCCGGCGGCAGTGGTGTGCTGCTCTCCGACGCGGTGACGGACAACGGCCTGTCACTGATGGAGATCCCGCCGGACCTGGACGAGTCGTTCCGGAGGTTCATCCCGCCCTTCGGGGCCGCGGGCAACCCGGTGGACATCACCGGGGGCGAGCCGCCGTCGACGTACGAGGCGACGATCCGGCTGGGTCTGGAGGATCCGCGCATCCACGCGCTGGTCCTCGGCTACTGGCACACCATCGTCACTCCTCCCATGGTCTTCGCGGAGCTCACCGCGCGCGTGGTGGCCGAGTTCCGGGAGCGGGGGATCGAGAAGCCCGTGGTGGCGTCGCTCGCGGGGGACGTGGAGGTCGAGGAGGCCTGCCAGTACCTCTTCGAGCGCGGGGTCGTGGCCTACCCCTACACGACCGAGAAGCCGGTGGCCGTGCTCGGCGCGAAGTACCGCTGGGCACGGGCGGCGGGGCTGCTGGGGGGCGGTACATGA